One Lepisosteus oculatus isolate fLepOcu1 chromosome 27, fLepOcu1.hap2, whole genome shotgun sequence genomic window, GACTGGCCCTGAAGGAGAAGCCTTTGAACAGACACTCTTGGTGCTGTGATGAGAGCAGCAGTCTCACCCCTGGCTTTGGTTCTTCCCTGCTCTAGGTGACAACTGCCCATCGCTCTGCTGTCCTCTAGGCAGTGGAGAAGCTGCTGCGCAAAACATCTGCGCAGCATCTGGATGAGTCCTTGGCCAAGAGCACCGTCTCGATGGCCTTGAATGAGATGACGATGTCACCGGTATGTAAACCCCTTTTATTCCTGCCTATCGAACTGTTGTCTTGCTGTAGTGCTGTGGTCTGTTTCCTTGCCTGTAGCACACATGATGCATCTAATGGAAGCAAATCATTGTATGTTAACTTATGTGCTCATTGGCTTGATCCAAGCTGCAGCTTCAACTCCAATACTATCGACTCCCAAGACGCTCTGATCTCTTTTTACTGTTGTTTCAGAAATGGCTGCCTGACTGGCAACAGCCAGCCAGCAACATTGTCGTTTGTGTGGTGAGAGACCACTACGACAGTACCATGGATATGGTGCTGTCCTTCTTCCAGCCCGGAGTGCTCCCTCACCACACGCTGCTGAATGCTGTAGGAGATATCTCCCGCAACTGCAGTAAGTTCTGTGCTGCTAATGGGGTGTGATCTGCACAGATATATTCCAGATTTTTTACTGTGTTGTATTTCAAACTTCATGATACTGGTCATATCTGTCCATTCAAGCCCTGATACATGAGCTTATTATGAAGGCTCAGTGTTTGTTACTCATGCCGCTTCTGAGTCTCTAGTGTTATCATGAGCCTTGGTCCCTACCTagtgtgaaatgtgttttctttgaagGTCGTGACATAGCAAGGGATATAGTGAGACTTCTGGACCTGCTGGTGCCTGTTCTTCCCCTTGCTGTGACTGATAAAATGAAGGCAATGATGGCTTTTGGTAAGTGTGCAAGCTGTCTCATTTAGGGGGACAGTTGTTATCAATGCTTGGTTCCACTGGCAATCCACTGACAAGGCCTGTTCAGACCGCTTCCCACTGAACTACAGGACTGCTTTGATGTATCTGAGGAGTGTAGCAGGCTGTTCCTCTCTTGTGTTGTCAGCATTGGAAGGCCTGTATGAGAGCTGGGCAAAATTCCAGGGTCCCGGGCAGTGTGTTCAGGACTGTTCAAGCCAGGTCATCATAAGTTTTGATATAGTGCACAGATGGCTGCCATCTTCTGAGCCAAAGGTATGGGATCTTTAATCCAGTGTAGGTTATTTGACATCTTATTAATCATCCTGAATTCTCAGATGTTCTGGAGGAAAGAATGGACTTGAATGCCAAGAAAAGATGTGTCCATGCAGGTATTAGGGAAGGGTATCAGGGTCCAGGGTTCAGATCACAGTAAGCAAAGTTGAATAGGGTGCACTTATGAAGCAGGTTTTATTCATTGCTCAAAGCTGTTCTAACTGTCTGTGGTTTTAGACAAGTTTGCTTTCCTGTGACTGAATCCTTTCCTTGaggatgatggtgtttgtgttttgtctgaAGGTGACGGAGGCCATTGTCTTGGCCCTGGCAGCTATGTGCTGCCTGCTCCCTGAGGAGAAGTTTCAGAGTGAGCTGCCAGCAGTTTTACAGGCCTTCCAGCCACTGTATGCAGCTGAGCTGGACATCAGCTACTCCAGAATCAACAAGGTAGGGCTGTGACCGACGATGGGCCTTTAGGTGTACAGGTTGTGGATTGCGAGGTCTgtttcttttagaaaatggattttgaTTCCTTAAATTGTAGATCCAAACAATCACTAGTAGCACTTTCCCAGTGTCCCTTTGTCCACAAGCTCCAGTGACGTGCTGGTGAGGCCCAGTGCAGAAGAGGATTATGGTCTGTGGTGCCCCATGTGATTGTGGAAGGGTGTGAACAAGATGGATCTGCCAGGGGTAGAGTCCAGGGGAGGCGTTATCCTGCTCTGTCAGATTTTTGTGTGTGATCAAACTACCAAAATCCTAATGCTAACGTGTTATTGCATACACTGAGAGAGTGAGGCCTCTTGAGGAAGCAGCAGTGCCTCTCCAGATTGACTCCAACGTGCTCTTCTTTCAGagtctgagtgtgcttgtgggGGCAGCAGTGCCGAAGGCCAGACCAGTGCTGGAATCCCAGCTGGAGCAGCTGCTGACCATGGTCCACGcccaggtaatggggacagcAGCCCGCTCACCTGCACAGAGAGACGTTACAGTAGTCAGTAAGAGTGTCTGTCTGAGGGGTGAAGCCCTCAGGAGCCTCATCAATGACAGCAGCTCAGTGCTGTGATCTACCCCTCTCCACAGCTCATGGCAACACAGAAGTGCCGTGTATCTGACTGCTGAAGCCCTTATTCATTCAGTTGAACGGATATTGATGACTCGGCTCATTTTATCATGGCATTAGAACAGCAGTCCATGAGAGAGTGTGCATGATGCCCTTGTGGGTGTTGTAAGAGTGCTCTGATGCCTGTCTGGTGTCCCAGGATCTGGCAGTGCTGATGGGgctgtgtgccagtgtgcacctggatgtggtgctgtctgtgctgaAGAGACTGGAGACCCAGCTGACTGACCCAGCCTTCCCCTGCAATGAGCAGGGCTCTAGGGTAGGTGTACTGCATCAGAGtcctgacagacaaacagaagCTGCTCTTAATGTCAGCTTCTACCTACAAGTTTCAGCACCTTGATCTGGATTGTCATGCTTGTTACTGCAGAGTGATTTCACCTGTGCCCTGATTCTGTGCTATGGGCAAGTTGCACTTAAAGCACCTGCAGAGGATCTACTGCAGAGAATGGACACTGACTTTATGGAGAGACTGAGACACCATGTCACCACGAAGGTAGGCAACATGTCCTCCTTTAAGAACAAGAGGTCTGACAGAGAGAACCTCACAGCTCCTGTCTGAAGAGTGTATTCAACCACTGATACATTCTGTAATGTGCTTCTCTAACGCAGGGAGGTATTCATAACAACTCTCAGGCAAAAGTTCTTCCTTATTTGTTCTGCTACTTTCCTGCAGTGTCTGGGTAGACATTGTTAATTATACTTGAACCTGATGGGATTGTTATGGGGAGGAGGGCACAGGGATACAGTGTCCAAGGCTGTCCAGGCTGTGAGTGTCCATCAGAGTCCAGGGCTGGTGGAGGTGAGGTGGCGTTTGGGCTGTCAGTGagtgagctgctgtgtgtccccCTGCAGGAGCCAAGTGTCAGACTGAGCCTGTGCCGCAGTGTGGGCATGATGGCACAGGCAGTGCGCAGCGCCAGTCCCTCCGGAGCTCCCAGCTTCCCTGCCAAGGCCAAGCTCCTGGCGAcaatgatggtcagtgtgtctgacgAAGCCGCCTGTCTGCTGTTTTCCTACACGGATGCTCTGGACAAGCTGTATCCTGTCACTGTGAATCGGAGAACAGATAGTTTTTGAGAAGTGATTGGACGGGAAACTGTTTTGCTATTGATCAATACAGTTGTGTTTTTAGCTTTTTGGAAACACTGCTCCAGAAGTATTCAGAAAAATGACTCCTTTGTTCACACCTAGTGACATGATCCTGTGTCCTGTCTCTGAAGACAGCACTGAGAACTGCAACAAAGGGGCAGTAGTGGACAACTTCAACAGTCAGTGTAACAGAGCTCATGTGATCTGTCTGAGATTGACCTGCTGTTCTTGTTCCCTGTAGGCTCTTGACCTGCTGCAATTCTTCGGCAGTAGTTATACTCTATATGACAGCTTGGAAGAGAGTTTGAGGGAGGGGATATTATATCTGGCTGCACAGGACCTCAGACAGACCATCCAGTC contains:
- the LOC138225325 gene encoding uncharacterized protein isoform X6, with product MALNEMTMSPKWLPDWQQPASNIVVCVVRDHYDSTMDMVLSFFQPGVLPHHTLLNAVGDISRNCSRDIARDIVRLLDLLVPVLPLAVTDKMKAMMAFALEGLYESWAKFQGPGQCVQDCSSQVIISFDIVHRWLPSSEPKVTEAIVLALAAMCCLLPEEKFQSELPAVLQAFQPLYAAELDISYSRINKSLSVLVGAAVPKARPVLESQLEQLLTMVHAQDLAVLMGLCASVHLDVVLSVLKRLETQLTDPAFPCNEQGSRSDFTCALILCYGQVALKAPAEDLLQRMDTDFMERLRHHVTTKEPSVRLSLCRSVGMMAQAVRSASPSGAPSFPAKAKLLATMMALDLLQFFGSSYTLYDSLEESLREGILYLAAQDLRQTIQSLVTLISPSESSLPEVWQVLSTSQVVSETVKDLADHLGLMREMKVDDPELDIHRHTEEQLVAQSSALTEQETPAEPVVLRALLGLITVLSIADKSQAKALVPFVYCRARPCLESESPEVRRVTVVLLGQLVRLGSEKARLNKEVHSSLVSVLLNLTDPSPEVIQACWTVLQHFTLECVLSMKEMCRILITSGQFSLAQRLALQGAQSRRAWVRESAAIFIALRVLLQDPEPQVRERAAEAMGLFTRP
- the LOC138225325 gene encoding uncharacterized protein isoform X8, which produces MALNEMTMSPKWLPDWQQPASNIVVCVVRDHYDSTMDMVLSFFQPGVLPHHTLLNAVGDISRNCTLEGLYESWAKFQGPGQCVQDCSSQVIISFDIVHRWLPSSEPKVTEAIVLALAAMCCLLPEEKFQSELPAVLQAFQPLYAAELDISYSRINKSLSVLVGAAVPKARPVLESQLEQLLTMVHAQDLAVLMGLCASVHLDVVLSVLKRLETQLTDPAFPCNEQGSRSDFTCALILCYGQVALKAPAEDLLQRMDTDFMERLRHHVTTKEPSVRLSLCRSVGMMAQAVRSASPSGAPSFPAKAKLLATMMALDLLQFFGSSYTLYDSLEESLREGILYLAAQDLRQTIQSLVTLISPSESSLPEVWQVLSTSQVVSETVKDLADHLGLMREMKVDDPELDIHRHTEEQLVAQSSALTEQETPAEPVVLRALLGLITVLSIADKSQAKALVPFVYCRARPCLESESPEVRRVTVVLLGQLVRLGSEKARLNKEVHSSLVSVLLNLTDPSPEVIQACWTVLQHFTLECVLSMKEMCRILITSGQFSLAQRLALQGAQSRRAWVRESAAIFIGLQVQQLQRRLCSCFALRRAQRESQDLGLTSHLKDGTCLQYSVPVTILGH
- the LOC138225325 gene encoding uncharacterized protein isoform X2, whose amino-acid sequence is MALNEMTMSPKWLPDWQQPASNIVVCVVRDHYDSTMDMVLSFFQPGVLPHHTLLNAVGDISRNCSRDIARDIVRLLDLLVPVLPLAVTDKMKAMMAFALEGLYESWAKFQGPGQCVQDCSSQVIISFDIVHRWLPSSEPKVTEAIVLALAAMCCLLPEEKFQSELPAVLQAFQPLYAAELDISYSRINKSLSVLVGAAVPKARPVLESQLEQLLTMVHAQDLAVLMGLCASVHLDVVLSVLKRLETQLTDPAFPCNEQGSRSDFTCALILCYGQVALKAPAEDLLQRMDTDFMERLRHHVTTKEPSVRLSLCRSVGMMAQAVRSASPSGAPSFPAKAKLLATMMALDLLQFFGSSYTLYDSLEESLREGILYLAAQDLRQTIQSLVTLISPSESSLPEVWQVLSTSQVVSETVKDLADHLGLMREMKVDDPELDIHRHTEEQLVAQSSALTEQETPAEPVVLRALLGLITVLSIADKSQAKALVPFVYCRARPCLESESPEVRRVTVVLLGQLVRLGSEKARLNKEVHSSLVSVLLNLTDPSPEVIQACWTVLQHFTLECVLSMKEMCRILITSGQFSLAQRLALQGAQSRRAWVRESAAIFIGLQVQQLQRRLCSCFALRRAQRALRVLLQDPEPQVRERAAEAMGLFTRP
- the LOC138225325 gene encoding uncharacterized protein isoform X4 encodes the protein MALNEMTMSPKWLPDWQQPASNIVVCVVRDHYDSTMDMVLSFFQPGVLPHHTLLNAVGDISRNCSRDIARDIVRLLDLLVPVLPLAVTDKMKAMMAFALEGLYESWAKFQGPGQCVQDCSSQVIISFDIVHRWLPSSEPKVTEAIVLALAAMCCLLPEEKFQSELPAVLQAFQPLYAAELDISYSRINKSLSVLVGAAVPKARPVLESQLEQLLTMVHAQDLAVLMGLCASVHLDVVLSVLKRLETQLTDPAFPCNEQGSRSDFTCALILCYGQVALKAPAEDLLQRMDTDFMERLRHHVTTKEPSVRLSLCRSVGMMAQAVRSASPSGAPSFPAKAKLLATMMALDLLQFFGSSYTLYDSLEESLREGILYLAAQDLRQTIQSLVTLISPSESSLPEVWQVLSTSQVVSETVKDLADHLGLMREMKVDDPELDIHRHTEEQLVAQSSALTEQETPAEPVVLRALLGLITVLSIADKSQAKALVPFVYCRARPCLESESPEVRRVTVVLLGQLVRLGSEKARLNKEVHSSLVSVLLNLTDPSPEVIQACWTVLQHFTLECVLSMKEMCRILITSGQFSLAQRLALQGAQSRRAWVRESAAIFIGLQVQQLQRRLCSCFALRRAQRVKRTQMSHRKDLTLLL
- the LOC138225325 gene encoding uncharacterized protein isoform X5, whose translation is MALNEMTMSPKWLPDWQQPASNIVVCVVRDHYDSTMDMVLSFFQPGVLPHHTLLNAVGDISRNCSRDIARDIVRLLDLLVPVLPLAVTDKMKAMMAFALEGLYESWAKFQGPGQCVQDCSSQVIISFDIVHRWLPSSEPKVTEAIVLALAAMCCLLPEEKFQSELPAVLQAFQPLYAAELDISYSRINKSLSVLVGAAVPKARPVLESQLEQLLTMVHAQDLAVLMGLCASVHLDVVLSVLKRLETQLTDPAFPCNEQGSRSDFTCALILCYGQVALKAPAEDLLQRMDTDFMERLRHHVTTKEPSVRLSLCRSVGMMAQAVRSASPSGAPSFPAKAKLLATMMALDLLQFFGSSYTLYDSLEESLREGILYLAAQDLRQTIQSLVTLISPSESSLPEVWQVLSTSQVVSETVKDLADHLGLMREMKVDDPELDIHRHTEEQLVAQSSALTEQETPAEPVVLRALLGLITVLSIADKSQAKALVPFVYCRARPCLESESPEVRRVTVVLLGQLVRLGSEKARLNKEVHSSLVSVLLNLTDPSPEVIQACWTVLQHFTLECVLSMKEMCRILITSGQFSLAQRLALQGAQSRRAWVRESAAIFIGLQVQQLQRRLCSCFALRRAQRALFWTLH
- the LOC138225325 gene encoding uncharacterized protein isoform X1: MALNEMTMSPKWLPDWQQPASNIVVCVVRDHYDSTMDMVLSFFQPGVLPHHTLLNAVGDISRNCSRDIARDIVRLLDLLVPVLPLAVTDKMKAMMAFALEGLYESWAKFQGPGQCVQDCSSQVIISFDIVHRWLPSSEPKVTEAIVLALAAMCCLLPEEKFQSELPAVLQAFQPLYAAELDISYSRINKSLSVLVGAAVPKARPVLESQLEQLLTMVHAQDLAVLMGLCASVHLDVVLSVLKRLETQLTDPAFPCNEQGSRSDFTCALILCYGQVALKAPAEDLLQRMDTDFMERLRHHVTTKEPSVRLSLCRSVGMMAQAVRSASPSGAPSFPAKAKLLATMMALDLLQFFGSSYTLYDSLEESLREGILYLAAQDLRQTIQSLVTLISPSESSLPEVWQVLSTSQVVSETVKDLADHLGLMREMKVDDPELDIHRHTEEQLVAQSSALTEQETPAEPVVLRALLGLITVLSIADKSQAKALVPFVYCRARPCLESESPEVRRVTVVLLGQLVRLGSEKARLNKEVHSSLVSVLLNLTDPSPEVIQACWTVLQHFTLECVLSMKEMCRILITSGQFSLAQRLALQGAQSRRAWVRESAAIFIGLQVQQLQRRLCSCFALRRAQRESQDLGLTSHLKDGTCLQYSVPVTILGH
- the LOC138225325 gene encoding uncharacterized protein isoform X3, which gives rise to MALNEMTMSPKWLPDWQQPASNIVVCVVRDHYDSTMDMVLSFFQPGVLPHHTLLNAVGDISRNCSRDIARDIVRLLDLLVPVLPLAVTDKMKAMMAFALEGLYESWAKFQGPGQCVQDCSSQVIISFDIVHRWLPSSEPKVTEAIVLALAAMCCLLPEEKFQSELPAVLQAFQPLYAAELDISYSRINKSLSVLVGAAVPKARPVLESQLEQLLTMVHAQDLAVLMGLCASVHLDVVLSVLKRLETQLTDPAFPCNEQGSRSDFTCALILCYGQVALKAPAEDLLQRMDTDFMERLRHHVTTKEPSVRLSLCRSVGMMAQAVRSASPSGAPSFPAKAKLLATMMALDLLQFFGSSYTLYDSLEESLREGILYLAAQDLRQTIQSLVTLISPSESSLPEVWQVLSTSQVVSETVKDLADHLGLMREMKVDDPELDIHRHTEEQLVAQSSALTEQETPAEPVVLRALLGLITVLSIADKSQAKALVPFVYCRARPCLESESPEVRRVTVVLLGQLVRLGSEKARLNKEVHSSLVSVLLNLTDPSPEVIQACWTVLQHFTLECVLSMKEMCRILITSGQFSLAQRLALQGAQSRRAWVRESAAIFIGKSSVTMRRVIEAQCRDDAPLVKASKCSSCRGDSALVSL
- the LOC138225325 gene encoding uncharacterized protein isoform X7: MALNEMTMSPKWLPDWQQPASNIVVCVVRDHYDSTMDMVLSFFQPGVLPHHTLLNAVGDISRNCSRDIARDIVRLLDLLVPVLPLAVTDKMKAMMAFALEGLYESWAKFQGPGQCVQDCSSQVIISFDIVHRWLPSSEPKVTEAIVLALAAMCCLLPEEKFQSELPAVLQAFQPLYAAELDISYSRINKSLSVLVGAAVPKARPVLESQLEQLLTMVHAQDLAVLMGLCASVHLDVVLSVLKRLETQLTDPAFPCNEQGSRSDFTCALILCYGQVALKAPAEDLLQRMDTDFMERLRHHVTTKEPSVRLSLCRSVGMMAQAVRSASPSGAPSFPAKAKLLATMMALDLLQFFGSSYTLYDSLEESLREGILYLAAQDLRQTIQSLVTLISPSESSLPEVWQVLSTSQVVSETVKDLADHLGLMREMKVDDPELDIHRHTEEQLVAQSSALTEQETPAEPVVLRALLGLITVLSIADKSQAKALVPFVYCRARPCLESESPEVRRVTVVLLGQLVRLGSEKARLNKEVHSSLVSVLLNLTDPSPEVIQACWTVLQHFTLECVLSMKEMCRILITSGQFSLAQRLALQGAQSRRAWVRESAAIFIGLQVQQLQRRLCSCFALRRAQRVLYR